GGACGTCTCCTTCGCAGTGGTAAACGTCCACAATGGTCCGGGCAGCGAAGACGATGCGTATTATCCGCAGGCCATGGCCTGGCTTGCCGGCCTCCGGACGCTAGGCTATGTCGCGGTGGACTACGGCAACCGGCCCGTTGCCGATGTGGCCCGCGAAATAGCCCTGTGGCAAAGGCTCTACCCGATCGGCGGAATCATGCTTGATGAGCTTCCCACCTCTGCACTGAGTCTTGGCCGGTGCGCCGAATACGCGGCGGTTGCCCGAGCTGCGGGCATCACGTTCCTGGCCGCCAACCCGGGAGTGTTCCCGTCTCCCGCCCATCTGGAGCTGTTCGACGTGACCGCCGTCTTCGAGGGAACCGCCCAGGATTACGCAGGTTTCGAACATCCCGGCTGGGCACGGGAGGTCCCACCGTCCCGGCTCTGGCATCTCGTGTACAACTGCGCGCCCGAAGGTACTGAGGAGGTCCGCCGCACGGCGGCCCGCCGCGGCGCCGGGCATGTTTTCGCCACTGACCGTTCCTTGCCCAATCCCTGGCTGGGACCCCCGACAGCGGTTTCGGACCGGCTCCTGGCCGGCCTTTCCCGGGACGGCACGTGAAGGCTCGCTGGCCGGGTCTTGCCGCCGGGCTTCTCGCGCTGGCGCTTGTCTCCTGCGCCCAGGGTCCTCTCCCCACGGCTCATGGTTCCGTACCTGCCGGTCCCCCGGCACCGGCGGATGAGCAGCCCGGCACGCCCTACTGGCAGCCTGATCCGGGTGCCGGCTGGCAGTGGCAGCTCAGCGGCGTCCTGGACCTGACCGTTGATGCCGAGATTTTTGACGTTGACTACGAAACAGCCACGGGAACCGAAGTCGCCACCCTGCGCCAGCGGGGACGGCGCACCATCTGCTACCTGTCCGCCGGGTCCTGGGAGGATTTCCGCAGTGACGCCGGTGATTTCCCGTCGTCCGTCCGCGGCGATGTCATGGACGGCTGGCCGGACGAACGGTGGCTCGACATCCGGCGCACTGACATTCTGCTGCCCCTCGTGGCGGAGCGCATGGACATCTGCGCCGCCAAGGGCTTTGACGCCGTGGAACCCGACAACCTTGACGGCTACCTCAACGACACGGGGTTTCCCCTTTCCGCGCAGGACCAGCTCACCTACAACCGGGCAGTGGCTGAGCTGGCGCATGCCCGCGGCATGTCCGTTGCGCTCAAGAATGATGTGGCCCAGATTCCGGAGCTGGTGAAGGACTTCGACTTCGCCGTCAACGAGGAATGCGTCCGCTACGACGAATGCGCCCTGTACAAGCCCTTTACGGACGCCGGCAAAGCCGTGCTGCACGTCGAGTACGAGGGGGAACTGGACTTTTGCGCCGACTCCAGGCGGTGGGGTTTCTCCTCGCTGCTCAAGCCCCTGGATCTGGGGGCGGCCAGGACTTCCTGCTGAACCGGAAAACAGGGTTGAATCCCGGAGCGGCCAACTGGTCCAGCCCCTCACTCCCCTCCGCGAAGCAACCGCCTGAATTAGTCTGCGCCAAGCCGGTACACCGTTACGTGGCTGCGCGACTGGTCAGTGAACGGACTGCGGTCCCAGTCCGCCCACCTGGATTCCCGCACGAACCCGGCCAACCGCGCCATCAGGTCCAGTTCAGCCGGCCACACGTAGCGGTGCGGTGTGCGGCCGATCCGCGCTGCCCCGCCGTCGGAAAGCTCCGGGCCAAATCGCACGTGGTGCGAGATGACGTGCTGCTGCACCACGTCATAGGTGTCAATGAGAAGGTACCCGGGTTCGCTGATCTCCACCGTGGCACCGTGCCCGGGTGGAAGCGAGCGCAGTTGCGGGACCCAAAGCTCGACGACGAAGCGCCCGCCGGGTGCGAGGTGGCGGGCCGCATTCTGGAAACAGCGGACTTGATCATCCTGCGTCAACAGGTTGGCGATCGTGTTGAACGCCAGGAATGCCAAAGAAAAGCCGGTTCCCGCCAGAGCCTCGGCCATGTCGCCCTGCACCACGGGAATCCGGCCCTCCTCCACCTTCTCGCGCAGCCGGGCAATCATGGCGTGGGAGAGTTCGATCCCGCTGACGGCAACGCCGGCGTCGGCGAGAGGAATGGCGATCCTCCCCGTGCCAATGGCAAACTCCACGGCCGGACCACCGGCAGCCAGCTGGGTCAGCACCTCCACTGTTGGACCTATGACTCCGGGAGAAAACATCCCCTCCCCCGGGGTGTCGTAACTTTGGGCGGCTTCCCTGTCCCACAGCTCCCGCTGATTGCTCATGGCCCACTATTACCTCATGCGGCCACGCTTGCGCAGCAGGCCCGCGGCGGGACGGCGCGGGCTTTGCGACGCGATCTAGAGCAAATGTTTCGATCGCAAATAAAACGATACGAATTTCGTCCGGTGTGGTTAGACTCATTTTCACCGGATAAGCCTCATGGATGACGCCGGCCCCGCCTCACCCGCATTTTGCGAAGGAAGCCAACCCGATAGGAGAGTTATGTCCGTAGTAGAGAAACTGACGATGGCACTTGGGGAAAAGTCGGTGGAAGTCCTGGACCTGACGACACCGCTGAGCAGGGACACCCCCATCCTCAATCTCCCGGAACCTTTCGCCAACACCGTGGGACTGAGTCTCTCCGCAGTGAGCAGCTTCGA
This genomic interval from Arthrobacter citreus contains the following:
- a CDS encoding endo alpha-1,4 polygalactosaminidase → MKARWPGLAAGLLALALVSCAQGPLPTAHGSVPAGPPAPADEQPGTPYWQPDPGAGWQWQLSGVLDLTVDAEIFDVDYETATGTEVATLRQRGRRTICYLSAGSWEDFRSDAGDFPSSVRGDVMDGWPDERWLDIRRTDILLPLVAERMDICAAKGFDAVEPDNLDGYLNDTGFPLSAQDQLTYNRAVAELAHARGMSVALKNDVAQIPELVKDFDFAVNEECVRYDECALYKPFTDAGKAVLHVEYEGELDFCADSRRWGFSSLLKPLDLGAARTSC
- a CDS encoding class I SAM-dependent methyltransferase, which produces MSNQRELWDREAAQSYDTPGEGMFSPGVIGPTVEVLTQLAAGGPAVEFAIGTGRIAIPLADAGVAVSGIELSHAMIARLREKVEEGRIPVVQGDMAEALAGTGFSLAFLAFNTIANLLTQDDQVRCFQNAARHLAPGGRFVVELWVPQLRSLPPGHGATVEISEPGYLLIDTYDVVQQHVISHHVRFGPELSDGGAARIGRTPHRYVWPAELDLMARLAGFVRESRWADWDRSPFTDQSRSHVTVYRLGAD
- a CDS encoding spherulation-specific family 4 protein, with product MTVSRLALPWYVHPAAAPQDWAWLATRHRDVSFAVVNVHNGPGSEDDAYYPQAMAWLAGLRTLGYVAVDYGNRPVADVAREIALWQRLYPIGGIMLDELPTSALSLGRCAEYAAVARAAGITFLAANPGVFPSPAHLELFDVTAVFEGTAQDYAGFEHPGWAREVPPSRLWHLVYNCAPEGTEEVRRTAARRGAGHVFATDRSLPNPWLGPPTAVSDRLLAGLSRDGT